A genome region from Halorussus pelagicus includes the following:
- the purQ gene encoding phosphoribosylformylglycinamidine synthase I — MTVAIVQFGGSNCDRDARRALAHLDIDAELVWHEDGLPADPTGIMLPGGFSYGDYLRAGAIAANSPIMAEIREAADDGVPVLGVCNGAQIGSESRLTPGAFTTNASARFQCERVHVRVENADTPWTANYEEGEVVELPIAHGEGRFEVTDDHLAELNDENRILFRYCDETGAVTDEANPNGSKENVAGVLGHSKNVAVLMPHPERISLPDIGGTDGQGILRGFET, encoded by the coding sequence ATGACCGTCGCCATCGTCCAATTCGGCGGTAGCAACTGCGACCGGGACGCCCGGCGCGCGCTCGCCCACCTCGACATCGACGCCGAACTCGTCTGGCACGAGGACGGTCTCCCGGCGGACCCAACCGGCATCATGCTCCCCGGCGGGTTCTCCTACGGCGACTATCTCCGGGCGGGCGCAATCGCCGCGAACAGCCCCATCATGGCCGAGATTCGGGAGGCCGCCGACGACGGCGTGCCAGTTCTGGGCGTCTGCAACGGTGCCCAAATCGGCTCGGAGTCGCGGCTCACGCCCGGCGCGTTCACCACCAACGCCTCCGCGCGCTTCCAGTGCGAGCGCGTCCACGTCCGCGTCGAGAACGCCGACACGCCGTGGACTGCCAACTACGAGGAAGGTGAGGTCGTCGAGTTGCCCATCGCCCACGGCGAGGGTCGGTTCGAAGTGACCGACGACCACCTCGCGGAACTGAACGACGAGAATCGCATCCTCTTCCGGTACTGCGACGAGACGGGCGCGGTCACCGACGAGGCCAACCCCAACGGCTCGAAGGAGAACGTCGCTGGCGTCCTCGGCCACTCGAAGAACGTGGCGGTGCTGATGCCCCACCCCGAGCGTATCTCGCTCCCCGACATCGGCGGTACCGACGGACAGGGAATCCTCCGCGGGTTCGAGACCTGA